The Chryseobacterium sp. G0186 genome includes the window AATAAGATTGTCAAAATAAGTCCTACTGAGATTGCTTTGTATTTGTACTTGCTTAAAATTGGTTATGAAAAAGACCGCTATGATTTTAAAATCTCTGATGTGGAATTAGCAAGAGAGTTGGGTCTGACGAGAGTTACCATAAAAGCGTCAAAAGATAAGCTCAAAAATAGAGGACTAATACAATTTCAGACCAGCAATGGGCTTCCTTGCTACTATCGTTTACTTTTAGATTATTCTTTTGAGATTAAACCGGAAAAAGAAGGTATAAAAAAAGATTCTGATACGGAAAACTTACAAAAAAGAGCAATTCTAGAAATCCCTCAAAT containing:
- a CDS encoding helix-turn-helix domain-containing protein — encoded protein: MYYLELIQRFWDFNKIVKISPTEIALYLYLLKIGYEKDRYDFKISDVELARELGLTRVTIKASKDKLKNRGLIQFQTSNGLPCYYRLLLDYSFEIKPEKEGIKKDSDTENLQKRAILEIPQIIDNLANESTIIPSWEEFISYAKTLQSYDSPMDFSIEKKYKIWVDKGWKNAFNRPISNWKATLKSTLPYMNNSSEDNPISLKDIPNIKRP